Proteins co-encoded in one Apodemus sylvaticus chromosome 6, mApoSyl1.1, whole genome shotgun sequence genomic window:
- the LOC127688036 gene encoding disintegrin and metalloproteinase domain-containing protein 21, with the protein MAGFIMLGADAGALMKITLLLLWLKVLPSPVDLSQTGSTQYLSSPEVVIPLKVTSMARGAKNSEWLSYSLVFGGRRHVVHMQVKKLLVSPHFPVLTYTEEHTPVSDYPFVPSDCYYHGYVEGAPESLVAFSACSGGFQGVLQMNGFSYEIEPLKHSSTFEHLIYTLNNNKTQFPPVICSLTEKRPPYRPFGLEETEKSAMKQTYGKLWPHTWYLELAVVVDYDFFTNSQQNLSKVRGEVVLVVNMVDSMYKQLDTYVTLVGIEIWNRGNVLPMEDIEQVLEDFSNWKQISLSQVHHDAAHIFIRSSLINVLGIAYVAGICRPPLDCGVENFQGDSWSLFANTVAHELGHTFGMKHDEESCSCGEMGCVMSTFRVPAERFTNCSYSNFMHTTLNQGTCLYNHPRPGTGFLVKRCGNGIVESEEECDCGSVRECEQDPCCFLNCTLRPGAACAFGLCCKDCKFMLSGELCRPKINECDLPEWCNGTSPQCPEDGYVQDGVPCGASAYCYQKQCNNHDQQCREIFGKGARSASHNCYKEINSQGNRFGHCGTNGTVFLKCRMPDVFCGKVQCENVEDIHHPQAHYVLQNIYANGITCWSTGHCLGMGVPDVGEVKDGTTCGIGKICIHKKCVSLSVLSNACLPETCNRKGICNNKHHCHCDDGWSLPFCLHRGDGGSVDSGPTPPTRRVTVSVLSITTTVLSVLTCLFIVGLYRIYCKIPSGPKETKTSSPG; encoded by the coding sequence ATGGCTGGCTTCATAATGTTAGGTGCAGATGCTGGAGCACTCATGAAAATCACTCTTTTGCTGCTCTGGCTTAAGGTGCTTCCATCCCCTGTTGACCTCTCACAGACTGGGTCCACTCAATACCTCAGTTCTCCAGAAGTGGTCATCCCTCTGAAGGTAACCAGCATGGCCAGGGGTGCAAAGAATTCAGAGTGGCTTTCCTACAGCCTTGTGTTTGGGGGCCGCAGACATGTTGTCCATATGCAAGTCAAGAAGCTGTTGGTTTCTCCTCACTTCCCTGTGCTCACctacacagaggaacacacaccTGTCAGTGATTACCCCTTTGTCCCTAGTGACTGTTACTATCATGGTTATGTAGAGGGAGCCCCTGAGTCTTTAGTTGCGTTCAGTGCCTGCAGTGGGGGCTTTCAGGGAGTGTTACAAATGAATGGCTTCTCTTATGAAATTGAACCTCTCAAGCACTCTAGCACATTTGAACACCTAAtctatacattaaataataacaaGACACAGTTTCCACCTGTGATATGTAGTTTAACAGAGAAGAGACCACCGTACCGACCCTTTGGACTTGAAGAGACTGAGAAGTCAGCTATGAAGCAAACTTATGGAAAACTGTGGCCTCACACATGGTATCTAGAGCTGGCTGTAGTGGTAGACTATGATTTCTTCACTAACTCTCAGCAAAACTTGTCAAAGGTGCGAGGAGAAGTGGTTCTGGTCGTTAACATGGTAGATTCCATGTACAAGCAGCTGGATACTTATGTGACTTTGGTTGGCATTGAGATTTGGAACCGAGGAAATGTTCTCCCAATGGAAGACATAGAACAGGTCTTAGAAGATTTTTCTAATTGGAAGCAAATCAGTCTTTCTCAGGTACATCATGATGCAGCCCATATTTTCATTAGAAGCTCACTTATAAATGTACTTGGTATAGCCTACGTTGCAGGAATATGTCGTCCTCCTCTTGATTGTGGAGTTGAAAATTTCCAGGGGGACTCCTGGTCTCTTTTTGCCAATACGGTGGCCCATGAGTTAGGTCATACTTTTGGAATGAAGCATGATGAAGAGTCCTGTTCTTGTGGGGAAATGGGTTGTGTCATGAGTACTTTCAGAGTGCCAGCAGAGAGATTCACCAATTGCAGCTATAGCAATTTTATGCATACCACTTTAAACCAAGGAACTTGTTTGTACAATCATCCAAGACCAGGGACAGGCTTTCTGGTGAAGCGCTGTGGGAATGGAATAGTTGAAAGTGAAGAAGAGTGTGACTGTGGATCTGTACGGGAATGTGAACAAGATCCCTGTTGTTTTTTAAACTGTACACTGAGGCCTGGGGCTGCTTGTGCTTTTGGGCTCTGTTGCAAAGACTGCAAATTCATGCTATCAggggaactctgtagaccaaagaTCAATGAATGTGACCTTCCAGAATGGTGCAATGGAACATCTCCCCAGTGCCCAGAAGATGGATATGTACAGGATGGGGTCCCCTGTGGTGCCAGTGCCTACTGCTATCAGAAGCAGTGTAATAACCATGACCAACAGTGCAGGGAGATTTTTGGCAAAGGTGCAAGAAGCGCATCTCATAATTGCTATAAAGAAATCAACTCACAAGGAAACAGGTTTGGCCATTGTGGCACAAATGGCACAGTATTCCTAAAATGTAGAATGCCAGATGTGTTTTGTGGTAAAGTCCAGTGTGAAAATGTGGAAGACATTCACCACCCCCAGGCTCATTATGTTTTGCAGAACATTTATGCCAATGGTATCACCTGCTGGAGTACTGGTCATTGTTTGGGGATGGGTGTACCTGATGTTGGTGAAGTGAAAGATGGCACCACCTGTGGAATAGGAAAGATCTGCATACACAAGAAgtgtgtcagtctgtctgtcctttcAAATGCTTGCCTTCCTGAGACTTGTAATAGGAAGGGGATCTGTAATAACAAGCATCACTGTCACTGTGACGATGGATGGTCCCTTCCTTTCTGCCTGCACAGAGGGGATGGAGGTAGTGTTGACAGTGGTCCAACACCTCCAACGAGAAgagtcactgtctctgtcttgtcAATAACCACGACTGTTTTATCTGTTCTAACTTGTCTGTTCATAGTTGGGCTTTATAGAATATATTGTAAAATACCTTCTGGACCCAAAGAGACTAAGACTTCTTCACCAGGTTAA